The DNA segment CCAACCTGATATCAGGCGTGCTGGGCGTCTGCCTGGAGTGCCTCAGGAGCGATCCGGGGGCGAGCGAGCTGGCCCTCTCGGTGCACAGGAGGGAGAGGTCGAGGATGGGTCTCCCGCCCGAGCCTCCCAGGGGAAGAGGGGTGAAATGCGGGCTCTGCG comes from the Candidatus Korarchaeota archaeon NZ13-K genome and includes:
- a CDS encoding radical SAM protein, translated to MLGVCLECLRSDPGASELALSVHRRERSRMGLPPEPPRGRGVKCGLCDADCVIPDGGIGYCGMVMNDEGRLVNLAGAPRYGLLEY